The Christiangramia salexigens genome includes the window GGCTTTTTTTACACTTCAAAACTAAACTATAGATCGAATTTTATTCCTTGTGCAAGGGGTAATTCGGTTGTGTAGTTAATCGTATTGGTTTGTCTTCTCATATAAACCTTCCAGGCATCAGATCCAGACTCGCGGCCTCCGCCGGTTTCTTTCTCTCCACCAAAGGCACCACCAATTTCAGCTCCACTGGTTCCAATATTTACATTTGCTATTCCGCAATCTGAACCTTCAGCTGAAAGGAATCTTTCTGCTTCTCTTAAGTTGTTGGTCATGATCGCAGAAGACAGTCCTTGCCTCACTCCGTTTTGAAGTTCAAGTGCATTGGACACATCTCCGGAATATTTCATAATATAAAGAACAGGAGCAAAGGTTTCATGCTGTACGATCTCAAAGCTGTTTTTGGCTTCGGCGATAGCAGGCTTTACATAGCACCCGCTTTCATAACCTTCTCCTTCCAGTACTCCTCCTTCAACAAGGATCTTACCACCTTCTTCAACAACCTTATCCAAAGCTGCCTGATAATTCTTAACAGCATCCTTATCAATTAGCGGTCCTACGTGATTGTTTTCATCAAGAGGATTTCCAATTCTTATCTGCTTATATGCATTTACGATAGCATCCTTTACCTCATCATAGACATCTTCATGAATAATTAAACGTCTTGTAGAAGTACAACGTTGCCCGCAGGTACCTACAGCTCCAAATACAGCTCCGATAACAGTATTTTTAATATTGGCATCAGGAGTAACGATAATGGCATTATTCCCGCCTAATTCTAATAGAGACTTACCTAATCGCGCTGCAACTGCCTGAGCAACTATTTTACCCATTCTTATAGACCCGGTGGCAGAAATAAGCGGTACACGCTCATCTTTAGTCATCATCTCTCCAACCTTATAATCGCCGGTGATTAGCGCAGAAATTCCTTCAGGAACTTTATTTTCGCTAAATACTCTTGCAGCAATATTTTGACATGCAACAGAGGTTAGCGGTGTCTTTTCTGAACCTTTCCAAATACATGCATCTCCACACACCCAGGCTAGTGCCGTATTCCAAGACCAAACTGCTACAGGGAAGTTAAATGCAGAGATAATCCCTACAACTCCCAGCGGATGATATTGCTCGTACATTCTATGTCCCGGACGCTCACTGTGCATGGTAAGGCCATGAAGTTGTCTTGAAAGACCCACAGCAAAATCACAGATATCTATCATTTCCTGAACTTCTCCAAGACCTTCCTGATAGGATTTCCCCATTTCATAAGACACCAATTTTCCAAGTGGTTCCTTTAAACGACGAAGCTCATCATTGAATTGACGCACAATTTCACCTCTTTGTGGTGCAGGCCATGTTCTCCATTCTTTGAATCCTTTTTCGGCCGCAGTGATCACTTTTTCGTAATCCTCTTTGGTGGTAGACTTTACCTTACCTATTAATTCACCATCTACAGGTGAATATGATTCTATTATTTCTCCATTGCTAAACCAGTTTTCACCGGTAGAAGTTCCATTATTGACTTCGTTTAAACCTAAATCTTTCAGGGCTTGTTTAATCCCGAATTCTTCAGCTATTTTGCTCATTAAATTGCGTTTTAATCGATTATTTGTGTAGTTATTGCGAAAATAGTAAAAATAAACGGCTATTCCTCAACAACCGTGAATCTCGGATCTACAGGCATTTCCTCACCGCATTTGCTGCATGTTCTCAAATCTTTATTAGAATAAAAATCGCGGAAATGTTTTAAAAAGTCTGTTTCTATATCCCTTAATGGAAAGTATACCTCATGAAGTTTATTATTGCAGTTGTCGCAGTACCATAGCAGCCCATCTTTTGCCTCACCATGCAACCTTTTGCGTTCCACTACAAGACCTATAGAACCTGAGTGCCTTACGGGTGAATGAGGAACTTTCGCAGGATGTAAATACATATCCCCCGGACCAAGCTTCATAGTTCTTTTTCTTCCATCTTCCTGAATATGAACCTCAATTTCTCCTTCCAACTGATAAAATAACTCCTCGGTTTCATTGTAATGATAATCTTTCCTTGCATTAGGTCCTGCCACGATCATCACTATATAGTCTCCTGATTCTTTATAAAGATTGCGGTTGCCCACCGGTGGTTTTAAACTCTCTCTGTTCTGGTCTATCCATTTATTTAAATTAAATGGTCCTTCTGTAGCCATAATAAATATTTTACCTAAAATTACTCAATATCGGGGAGAAGAATATTAAAATGCTCCCAATAAATCAAGGGGATAACATCCAGCTTTCAGATACTTTAATGAATTTGATTAACTTTCAGAATAAATCAATCCTATGAAAAAAATACTATTTCTCTTAAGCCTTATCCTTTCTATATCCTGCAACACAGAAACCAAAACCGAAGCTTCCAAGGAGGTTAAATCAACTAAAAATGATAGTCTTCCTAATTTCGGGATAGTTATACATGGCGGTGCGGGAACAATCTTAAAAGAGAATATGAGTGATTCTCTGGAACAAGCTTATAAAGCTAAATTGGAAGAAGCCATAAGAACAGGGCATAAAATTCTTGCTAATGGAGGAACCGCTGTTGAAGCCGTTCAAAAAACCATAAATGTAATGGAGAATAGTCCACTTTTTAATGCAGGTAAGGGAGCAGTTTTCACCAATGAGGGAACCAACGAGCTCGATGCTTCTATTATGGATGGATCCAATCTCAATGCCGGCGCGGTGGCCGGAGTAACAACCATAAAAAACCCGATAAACCTCGCGTATGAGGTCATGGTGAATTCTGAACATGTTATGCTGGGCGGCAAAGGCGCCGAACGCTTTGCTAAAGAACAAGGAGTAGAGATCGTAGATCCCAAATACTTCTATACCGAAAAAAGATTTCAGAGCCTTCAAAGGATTAAGGACAAAGAAAAGACCGAATTGGATCACGACGGTAAAACTGCTTTTACAGACCCCTTCATAAAAGATTCAAAATTTGGTACCGTGGGTTGCGCTGCGTTAGATAAAAATGGTAACCTTGCTGCCGGTACCTCAACAGGAGGAATGACAAATAAAAGATATAACAGAATTGGTGATGCTCCAATCCTAGGCGCAGGAACTTATGCTAACAATAAAACCTGTGCGGTTTCCAGTACAGGATGGGGCGAATTTTTTATAAGAGGAATGGTAGCTCACGATATTTCTGCCATGATGGAATATAAAGGCCTTAGTCTGCAGGAAGCCGCAAGAGAAGTGATTCAAAAGAAAATACCTGAACTTGGTGGTAACGGCGGAATTATAGCTATAGACCACAACGGAAATGTCGCAATGGAATTCAATACCGCTGGAATGTACAGAGCCAAAATGAATAAAGAAGGAGAATTGGAAATTGGTCTCTACAAAGAATAAATTCATTCAAAAAACAAGAAAATCCGGTCAACCGGATTTTTTTATTTAACGGTATTTTAAGCATGCTTAGTTAAAGAGCAATTTCAGCAAATGTATCTTTGCAGCCGGAAATTCTCCGGATATCATTTGAATTTTAGAGGCTTTAAATATTAAATATGAGAGTTACTTATATCAAATACCTAATCGCGACTTTGTTCTTTAGTTTTTCCATTGGACTAAATGCACAGGACGAAAAAGAAAAGGATAGTCTTCCCACAACCCTGGAACTGCTAAAATATGATGGACTAAGTGCGTTAGGTGGAGTCACCAAGACCTACACCCAGCCATTAAAGTGGCAGAAAGACGATTTTATAACTGCAGGAGCTATCGTTGCGGGAACCGCGGTCTTATATATCTTTGATGACGAAGCCAATAAATGGTTCAGAGATCAGGAAGATGATGTTCCTATGCTGATCCAGGATTTTGGTTGGTATTACGGCAGTCCTCAAAACAATTATGCAATTAACGGCGCTGTTTATTTATATGGGCTGTTCACAAGGAATGAAAAGATTAGAAAAACAGGAGTCTTAATGATCTCGGCAGCTACAGCCGCCGGAATTATTCAATCTATTTCGAAAACCGCAGTTGGTAGAGCAAGACCCGGTGAAAACAGAAAGAAAAATGAATTTGAACCTTTTAGCAAAGAAGGCGCTTATCACTCTTTTCCATCAGGCCATACAATATTATCATTTACTACTGCTTATGCGTTATCCAAGCAATTCAAAAGTCCATTTGTAAAAGCAGGTATTCTGGGAGTTGGACTTATTGCTCCAGCCTCAAGATTATGGGAAGGTGCACACTGGCTTACCGACGTTGGCCTGAGTATGGCTTTGAGCGTCGTTGTAGTGGACACTATAGATAAATATCTGAATAAGGAACGTGATTATGGCCCAGAAGCTAAGGAAGGCATTAGCTGGAAATTTCACGTGGGTCTGGGAAGAGTTGGTTTAGTAGGTACATTTTAACTTAACTCTATAAAATTCAGATTTTTAAATAATTAAATTTACTCTAAATCTAATCGAATTATGAAAAGTAGTTTTAGTGACATCATTAAGAGTGATATCCCGGTTCTTATAGATTTTCATGCTGATTGGTGCGGACCATGTAAAACACTGGCTCCTATTCTTAAAGAAGTGAAAGAAGATCTGGGTGAGAAGGTTAAGATCGTAAAGATTGATGTTGACAAAAATGAAGCCCTGGCCGGGAAATATCAGGTACGCGGTGTCCCAACGATGATGCTATTCAAAAACGGTCAACAACTTTGGAGACAATCCGGTGTTCTACAGAAGCAACAGATCATAGATATCATTAATTCGAATCAATAATTAAATTTTTGAGCTGTTTAAAAACAGCTCAAAAAACATCTTTGGATAAAAACCATCAGGATTTCCAGTTCTTAAAGGGATTTGAGATAAGACTGGAATTATAATAAGCAGAATTTCCGGTCACTTCCTGTTTAATCCATCTTGGTTTCTCAAAGTCTTCCTCTTCACTTCCCAGTTCTACCTCGGCAAGGACTAAGCCTTCATTATCCCCATGAAATTCATCCACCTCAAAGATGTGATCGCCTTTTGGAACCAAATAGCGATATTTCTCGATCTTTCCATCTTCACACAAATTGAGTAACTCCTTAGCTTCATTTACGTCTATTTCCTTCTCCCATTCGTAACGGCTTAATCCATTTGAACTGGACCTGCCTTTAATGGTAATAAAGGCATTATCATCTGTAATTCTAATCCTGATCGTTCTATCAGGATCGGTATTTAAATACGCCTGAACAAAATATAACTTCTTTGTTGCTTCCTTTTTAAAAGTATCGCCTTCCACCAAAAATTTCCTTTCTATTTCTGTCATTTTCCTTTTTAAAATTTTTC containing:
- a CDS encoding isoaspartyl peptidase/L-asparaginase family protein, yielding MKKILFLLSLILSISCNTETKTEASKEVKSTKNDSLPNFGIVIHGGAGTILKENMSDSLEQAYKAKLEEAIRTGHKILANGGTAVEAVQKTINVMENSPLFNAGKGAVFTNEGTNELDASIMDGSNLNAGAVAGVTTIKNPINLAYEVMVNSEHVMLGGKGAERFAKEQGVEIVDPKYFYTEKRFQSLQRIKDKEKTELDHDGKTAFTDPFIKDSKFGTVGCAALDKNGNLAAGTSTGGMTNKRYNRIGDAPILGAGTYANNKTCAVSSTGWGEFFIRGMVAHDISAMMEYKGLSLQEAAREVIQKKIPELGGNGGIIAIDHNGNVAMEFNTAGMYRAKMNKEGELEIGLYKE
- a CDS encoding CYTH domain-containing protein — protein: MTEIERKFLVEGDTFKKEATKKLYFVQAYLNTDPDRTIRIRITDDNAFITIKGRSSSNGLSRYEWEKEIDVNEAKELLNLCEDGKIEKYRYLVPKGDHIFEVDEFHGDNEGLVLAEVELGSEEEDFEKPRWIKQEVTGNSAYYNSSLISNPFKNWKS
- a CDS encoding phosphatase PAP2 family protein — translated: MRVTYIKYLIATLFFSFSIGLNAQDEKEKDSLPTTLELLKYDGLSALGGVTKTYTQPLKWQKDDFITAGAIVAGTAVLYIFDDEANKWFRDQEDDVPMLIQDFGWYYGSPQNNYAINGAVYLYGLFTRNEKIRKTGVLMISAATAAGIIQSISKTAVGRARPGENRKKNEFEPFSKEGAYHSFPSGHTILSFTTAYALSKQFKSPFVKAGILGVGLIAPASRLWEGAHWLTDVGLSMALSVVVVDTIDKYLNKERDYGPEAKEGISWKFHVGLGRVGLVGTF
- a CDS encoding 3-hydroxyanthranilate 3,4-dioxygenase → MATEGPFNLNKWIDQNRESLKPPVGNRNLYKESGDYIVMIVAGPNARKDYHYNETEELFYQLEGEIEVHIQEDGRKRTMKLGPGDMYLHPAKVPHSPVRHSGSIGLVVERKRLHGEAKDGLLWYCDNCNNKLHEVYFPLRDIETDFLKHFRDFYSNKDLRTCSKCGEEMPVDPRFTVVEE
- the trxA gene encoding thioredoxin; this encodes MKSSFSDIIKSDIPVLIDFHADWCGPCKTLAPILKEVKEDLGEKVKIVKIDVDKNEALAGKYQVRGVPTMMLFKNGQQLWRQSGVLQKQQIIDIINSNQ
- a CDS encoding aldehyde dehydrogenase family protein, producing MSKIAEEFGIKQALKDLGLNEVNNGTSTGENWFSNGEIIESYSPVDGELIGKVKSTTKEDYEKVITAAEKGFKEWRTWPAPQRGEIVRQFNDELRRLKEPLGKLVSYEMGKSYQEGLGEVQEMIDICDFAVGLSRQLHGLTMHSERPGHRMYEQYHPLGVVGIISAFNFPVAVWSWNTALAWVCGDACIWKGSEKTPLTSVACQNIAARVFSENKVPEGISALITGDYKVGEMMTKDERVPLISATGSIRMGKIVAQAVAARLGKSLLELGGNNAIIVTPDANIKNTVIGAVFGAVGTCGQRCTSTRRLIIHEDVYDEVKDAIVNAYKQIRIGNPLDENNHVGPLIDKDAVKNYQAALDKVVEEGGKILVEGGVLEGEGYESGCYVKPAIAEAKNSFEIVQHETFAPVLYIMKYSGDVSNALELQNGVRQGLSSAIMTNNLREAERFLSAEGSDCGIANVNIGTSGAEIGGAFGGEKETGGGRESGSDAWKVYMRRQTNTINYTTELPLAQGIKFDL